The Mycolicibacterium mageritense genome contains a region encoding:
- the adh gene encoding aldehyde dehydrogenase codes for MPVFSRPGSADALMSFESRYANYIGGEWVAPAEGRYFENPTPVTGQVFCEIPRSSEADVEKALDAAHAAAPAWGKTAPAERANILNKIADRIEANLESIALAESWDNGKPIRETLNADIPLAIDHFRYFAGAIRAQEGSLSEIDDDTVAYHFHEPLGVVGQIIPWNFPILMATWKLAPALAAGNAVVLKPAEQTPASVLYLFSLIGDLLPAGVVNIVNGFGVEAGKPLASSNRIAKIAFTGETTTGRLIMQYASQNLIPVTLELGGKSPNIFFNDVMAAGDDFQDKALEGFTMFALNQGEVCTCPSRSLIQADIYDEFLELAAIRTKAVRQGDPLDTETMIGSQASNDQFEKILSYIEIGKSEGARVVTGGERADLGGDLSGGFYVQPTVFEGNNKMRIFQEEIFGPVVAVTSFTDYDDAISIANDTLYGLGAGVWSRDGNTAYRAGRDIKAGRVWTNCYHAYPAHAAFGGYKQSGIGRENHKMMLDHYQQTKNLLVSYSNKAQGFF; via the coding sequence ATGCCTGTCTTTTCGCGTCCGGGTTCCGCCGACGCCCTGATGTCATTTGAGTCCCGCTACGCCAACTACATCGGTGGGGAGTGGGTCGCACCGGCCGAGGGCCGCTACTTCGAGAATCCGACACCGGTCACCGGCCAGGTGTTCTGTGAGATCCCCCGGTCGAGCGAGGCCGACGTGGAGAAGGCGCTCGACGCCGCCCACGCTGCCGCGCCCGCGTGGGGCAAGACGGCGCCGGCCGAGCGGGCCAACATCCTCAACAAGATCGCCGACCGCATCGAGGCCAACCTCGAGTCGATCGCCCTGGCCGAGTCGTGGGACAACGGCAAGCCGATCCGCGAGACGCTCAACGCCGACATCCCCTTGGCTATCGACCACTTCCGCTATTTCGCCGGGGCGATCCGCGCCCAGGAAGGCTCGCTGAGCGAGATCGACGACGACACCGTCGCCTACCACTTCCACGAGCCGCTCGGTGTCGTCGGGCAGATCATCCCGTGGAACTTCCCGATCCTGATGGCCACCTGGAAGCTCGCGCCCGCGTTGGCGGCCGGCAACGCCGTGGTGCTCAAACCCGCCGAGCAGACCCCGGCGTCGGTGTTGTACCTGTTCAGCCTGATCGGTGACCTGCTGCCGGCCGGTGTGGTCAACATCGTCAACGGGTTCGGTGTGGAGGCCGGTAAGCCGCTGGCGTCGAGCAACCGGATCGCCAAGATCGCGTTCACGGGTGAGACCACCACGGGCCGGCTCATCATGCAGTACGCGTCGCAGAACCTGATCCCGGTCACGCTGGAACTGGGCGGAAAGTCGCCGAACATCTTCTTCAACGACGTGATGGCCGCGGGCGACGACTTCCAGGACAAGGCCTTGGAGGGCTTCACGATGTTCGCGCTGAATCAGGGTGAGGTGTGCACGTGCCCGTCGCGCAGCCTGATCCAGGCCGACATCTACGACGAGTTCCTGGAGTTGGCGGCGATCCGTACCAAGGCCGTGCGTCAGGGTGATCCGCTGGACACCGAGACCATGATCGGGTCGCAGGCCTCCAACGACCAGTTCGAGAAGATCCTGTCCTACATCGAGATCGGCAAGAGTGAAGGTGCGCGCGTGGTCACCGGTGGCGAGCGCGCCGACCTCGGCGGCGACCTTTCGGGCGGGTTCTACGTGCAGCCGACGGTGTTCGAGGGCAACAACAAGATGCGGATCTTCCAGGAGGAGATCTTCGGCCCGGTCGTCGCGGTGACGTCGTTCACCGATTACGACGATGCGATCTCGATCGCCAACGACACGCTCTACGGCCTGGGTGCGGGGGTGTGGAGCCGCGACGGCAACACCGCCTACCGCGCCGGTCGCGACATCAAGGCCGGCCGGGTGTGGACCAACTGCTACCACGCCTACCCGGCGCATGCGGCGTTCGGTGGTTACAAGCAGTCCGGCATCGGCCGGGAGAATCACAAGATGATGCTCGACCACTACCAGCAGACCAAGAACCTGTTGGTCAGCTACAGCAACAAGGCCCAGGGGTTCTTCTGA
- a CDS encoding DUF779 domain-containing protein, with translation MTSRALITAAAADLLAKLQERHGALMFHQSGGCCDGSSPMCYPDGDFIVGDRDILLGVLDVGSGVPVWISGPQFEAWKHTQLVIDVVPGRGGGFSLEAPEGMRFLSRGRAFTDAENDELAAEEPITGARYAAGVRPSDIGSHIVAEAADACPIPGR, from the coding sequence ATGACAAGTCGTGCGCTCATCACCGCCGCCGCGGCCGACCTGCTGGCAAAACTGCAGGAACGCCACGGCGCGTTGATGTTTCACCAGTCCGGCGGCTGCTGCGACGGATCGTCACCGATGTGCTACCCGGACGGCGATTTCATCGTCGGGGACCGCGACATCCTGCTGGGTGTGCTCGACGTCGGGTCGGGGGTTCCCGTGTGGATCTCCGGGCCGCAGTTCGAGGCGTGGAAGCACACGCAGTTGGTGATCGACGTCGTGCCCGGCCGAGGGGGCGGCTTCAGCCTGGAGGCGCCGGAAGGCATGCGGTTCTTGTCCCGCGGGCGCGCGTTCACCGACGCCGAGAACGACGAGCTGGCCGCCGAGGAGCCGATCACCGGGGCTCGCTACGCCGCGGGGGTGCGTCCTTCCGACATCGGAAGCCACATCGTCGCCGAGGCCGCCGACGCGTGCCCCATCCCGGGTCGCTAG
- the lpdA gene encoding dihydrolipoyl dehydrogenase yields the protein MTHFDVVVIGAGPGGYVAAIRAAQLGLNTAIIEPKYWGGVCLNVGCIPSKALLRNAELAHIFNKEAKTFGISGEASFDYGAAFDRSRKVAEGRVAGVHFLMKKNKITEIHGYGRFTGPNSLDVELNDGGTEKVEFSHAIIATGSSTRLVPGTSLSDNVVTYETQIMSRDLPSSIIIAGAGAIGMEFAYVLKNYGVDVTIVEFLPRALPNEDAEVSKEIEKQYKKLGVKILTGTKVEAISDDGSVVKVTVSKDGKTEELKADKVLQAIGFAPNVEGFGLEKAGVALTDRKAIGIDDYMRTNVPHIYAIGDVTGKLQLAHVAEAQGVVAAETIGGAETLALGDYRMMPRATFCQPQVASFGLTEQQARDEGYDVVVAKFPFTANGKAHGLADPTGFVKLIADKKHLELLGGHLIGPDVSELLPELTLAQKWDLTANELARNVHTHPTLSEALQECFHGLTGHMINF from the coding sequence GTGACCCACTTTGACGTCGTCGTTATCGGAGCCGGTCCCGGTGGATACGTCGCGGCCATCCGTGCCGCCCAACTGGGGCTGAACACTGCCATCATCGAGCCCAAGTACTGGGGCGGAGTGTGCCTCAACGTCGGGTGTATCCCGTCCAAGGCGCTGCTGCGCAACGCGGAACTCGCGCACATCTTCAACAAGGAAGCCAAGACGTTCGGCATCAGCGGTGAGGCCAGCTTCGACTACGGCGCGGCGTTCGACCGCAGCCGCAAGGTCGCCGAGGGCCGGGTCGCGGGTGTGCACTTCCTGATGAAGAAGAACAAGATCACCGAGATCCACGGCTACGGCAGGTTCACCGGCCCCAACAGCCTCGACGTCGAGCTCAACGACGGCGGCACCGAGAAGGTCGAGTTCTCTCATGCGATCATCGCGACCGGGTCGTCGACCCGCCTGGTGCCTGGCACGTCGCTGTCCGACAACGTGGTCACCTACGAGACCCAGATCATGTCGCGGGATCTGCCCTCCTCGATCATCATCGCCGGCGCGGGCGCCATCGGTATGGAGTTCGCCTACGTGCTGAAGAACTACGGCGTCGACGTCACCATCGTCGAGTTCCTGCCGCGGGCCCTGCCCAACGAGGACGCCGAGGTCTCCAAGGAGATCGAGAAGCAGTACAAGAAGCTGGGCGTCAAGATCCTCACCGGCACCAAGGTCGAGGCAATCTCAGATGACGGCTCGGTGGTCAAGGTCACCGTCAGCAAGGACGGCAAGACCGAGGAGCTCAAGGCCGACAAGGTGCTGCAGGCCATCGGGTTTGCCCCGAATGTCGAAGGCTTCGGCCTGGAGAAGGCCGGCGTGGCGCTGACCGACCGCAAGGCCATCGGCATCGACGACTACATGCGCACCAACGTGCCGCACATCTACGCGATCGGTGACGTCACCGGCAAGCTGCAGCTCGCCCACGTGGCCGAGGCCCAGGGTGTCGTCGCGGCCGAAACCATCGGTGGTGCAGAGACTTTGGCGCTCGGTGACTACCGGATGATGCCGCGCGCCACGTTCTGCCAGCCGCAGGTCGCCAGCTTCGGGCTGACCGAGCAGCAGGCCCGCGACGAGGGTTACGACGTCGTCGTCGCGAAGTTCCCGTTCACCGCCAACGGCAAGGCGCACGGCCTGGCCGACCCGACCGGGTTCGTCAAACTGATCGCCGACAAGAAGCACCTGGAGTTGCTCGGTGGTCACCTGATCGGACCCGACGTGTCCGAACTGCTGCCCGAGCTGACCCTGGCGCAGAAGTGGGATCTGACCGCGAACGAGCTGGCCCGCAACGTGCACACGCACCCGACACTGTCGGAGGCGCTGCAGGAGTGCTTCCACGGGCTGACCGGCCACATGATCAACTTTTGA
- a CDS encoding carboxymuconolactone decarboxylase family protein, which yields MSALEPPRIAPGGFRELGPINWAIAKLGARAIRAPRFTLFNVLGQHKLLFLAWLPFSGLLLGPLGKLPRKDAELVILRVGHLRDCEYELQQHRRLARSRGVDEKTQARIFEGPDAEGLTARQRVLITATDEFVVTRSISSETWAALSAILDKPQLIEFCMLAGQYDALAATMTTLRMPLDFPD from the coding sequence GTGAGCGCACTTGAGCCGCCCCGCATCGCACCGGGCGGATTCCGCGAACTGGGTCCGATCAACTGGGCCATCGCCAAGCTGGGCGCGCGGGCCATCCGGGCACCCCGATTCACCCTGTTCAACGTGCTGGGCCAGCACAAGCTGCTGTTCCTGGCCTGGCTGCCGTTCTCCGGGCTGCTGCTCGGGCCGCTCGGCAAGCTGCCGCGCAAGGACGCCGAACTCGTGATCCTGCGGGTCGGCCACCTGCGCGACTGCGAGTACGAGCTGCAGCAACACCGGCGCCTGGCGCGCAGTCGCGGTGTCGACGAGAAGACCCAGGCCCGCATCTTCGAAGGCCCCGACGCAGAGGGCCTGACCGCGCGGCAGCGTGTGCTGATCACCGCGACCGACGAGTTCGTCGTCACGCGGTCGATCTCCTCCGAGACATGGGCCGCACTGTCGGCGATCCTCGACAAGCCCCAGCTCATCGAATTCTGCATGCTGGCAGGGCAATACGATGCGCTCGCGGCGACCATGACGACGCTGCGCATGCCGCTGGACTTCCCGGACTAG
- the ramB gene encoding acetate metabolism transcriptional regulator RamB, which produces MAKTFVGSRVRQLRSERGFSQAALAQMLEISPSYLNQIEHDVRPLTVAVLLRITEVFGVDATFFASHDDTRLVAEMREVTMDRDLGVEVDLNEVADMVAAYPTIARAMVNLHRRYRLTTTQLAAATEDRYSDGSGSGSITMPHEEVRDYFYQRQNYLHELDTAAEDLTAKIRMHRGDLAGELSNRLTTVHGVHIVRRIDLGDTVLHRYDPSTKTLEMGNHLSRGQQVFKMAAELGYLEFGDLIDKMVDEGMFTSDESRTLARLGLANYFAAATVLPYRQFHDVAENFRYDVERLSAFYSVSYETIGHRLSTLQRPGLRGVPFSFVRVDRAGNMSKRQSATGFHFSSSGGTCPLWNVYETFGNPGKILVQIAQMPDGRNYMWVARTVERRASRYGQPGKTFAIGLGCELRHAHRLVYSEGLDLSGEVTTPIGSGCRVCERDNCPQRAFPALGRALDLDEHRSTVSPYLVRKS; this is translated from the coding sequence GTGGCAAAAACCTTTGTCGGGTCGCGGGTGCGCCAGCTGCGAAGTGAGCGCGGCTTCAGCCAGGCCGCACTCGCACAGATGCTCGAGATCTCACCGAGCTATCTCAACCAGATCGAACACGACGTGCGCCCACTGACCGTCGCGGTGCTGCTGCGCATCACCGAGGTGTTCGGCGTCGACGCCACGTTCTTCGCATCCCACGACGACACCCGGCTGGTCGCCGAGATGCGCGAGGTCACGATGGATCGCGACCTCGGGGTCGAGGTCGACCTCAACGAGGTCGCCGACATGGTCGCGGCCTATCCGACCATCGCGCGCGCGATGGTGAACCTGCACCGGCGCTACCGGCTCACCACCACGCAGCTGGCCGCGGCGACCGAGGACCGCTACTCCGACGGCAGCGGCAGCGGGTCGATCACCATGCCCCACGAGGAGGTGCGCGACTACTTCTACCAGCGGCAGAACTATCTGCACGAGCTCGACACCGCCGCCGAGGATCTCACCGCGAAGATCCGCATGCACCGCGGAGATCTGGCCGGCGAGCTGAGCAACCGGCTTACCACCGTGCACGGCGTCCACATCGTCCGGCGTATCGACCTGGGCGACACCGTGCTGCACCGTTACGACCCGTCCACCAAGACCCTGGAGATGGGCAATCATCTCTCCCGCGGGCAGCAGGTGTTCAAGATGGCCGCCGAGCTGGGCTATCTGGAATTCGGCGACCTCATCGACAAGATGGTCGACGAGGGCATGTTCACCAGCGACGAGTCGCGCACGCTGGCCCGGCTCGGCCTGGCCAATTACTTCGCGGCCGCCACGGTGCTCCCCTATCGCCAATTCCATGACGTCGCGGAGAACTTCCGCTACGACGTGGAGCGGCTTTCGGCGTTCTACTCGGTGAGCTACGAGACCATCGGCCACCGGCTCTCGACGCTGCAGCGGCCCGGGCTACGCGGTGTGCCGTTCTCCTTCGTCCGCGTCGACCGGGCGGGCAACATGTCAAAGCGTCAGTCCGCCACCGGTTTTCACTTCTCATCGTCGGGCGGCACGTGCCCGCTGTGGAACGTCTACGAGACGTTCGGCAACCCGGGCAAGATCCTCGTGCAGATCGCCCAGATGCCCGACGGCCGCAACTACATGTGGGTGGCGCGCACCGTCGAGCGGCGCGCCTCCCGGTACGGGCAGCCGGGCAAGACGTTCGCGATCGGGCTCGGTTGCGAACTGCGCCACGCGCATCGGCTGGTCTACTCAGAAGGCCTCGACCTCTCGGGCGAGGTCACCACGCCCATCGGATCCGGGTGCCGCGTGTGCGAACGGGACAACTGCCCGCAACGCGCATTCCCCGCGCTGGGCCGCGCGCTCGATCTCGACGAACACCGGTCCACGGTGTCGCCGTATCTGGTGCGGAAGTCGTGA
- a CDS encoding acyl-[acyl-carrier-protein] thioesterase, producing the protein MTGTAGKPTTGLGKTMMPVPDPHPDVFDREWPLRVGDIDRVGRLRFDAACRHIQDIGSDQLREMGFEETHPLWIVRRTMIDLIRPIEFQDMLRMRRWCSGTSNRWCEMRVRIDGRKGGLMESEAFWININRETQGPARISDDFLEGLRRTTDEARLRWKPYLKGGSREDAVEIREYPVRVTDIDLFDHMNNSVYWTVIEDYLFSHPELLEKPLRVAIEHDAAVALGEKLEILSHVHPAGSTDKFGEDLTDRTVRTLTYAVGDETKAVAALFPL; encoded by the coding sequence ATGACGGGTACCGCAGGCAAGCCGACGACCGGACTGGGTAAGACGATGATGCCGGTACCCGATCCGCATCCTGATGTGTTCGATCGTGAATGGCCGCTCCGGGTCGGGGACATCGACCGGGTGGGCCGGTTGCGGTTCGACGCGGCGTGCCGCCACATCCAGGACATCGGATCCGATCAGCTGCGCGAGATGGGCTTCGAGGAGACGCACCCGCTGTGGATCGTGCGCCGCACCATGATCGACCTGATCCGGCCCATCGAATTCCAGGACATGCTGCGGATGCGGCGGTGGTGTTCGGGTACCTCCAACCGGTGGTGCGAGATGCGGGTGCGTATCGACGGCCGGAAAGGCGGCCTCATGGAATCCGAGGCGTTCTGGATCAACATCAACCGCGAGACCCAGGGCCCGGCGCGCATCTCCGACGACTTCCTGGAAGGGTTGCGGCGCACCACGGACGAAGCCCGACTGCGCTGGAAGCCGTACCTGAAGGGCGGCAGCCGAGAGGACGCCGTCGAGATCCGGGAGTATCCGGTGCGGGTGACAGACATCGACCTGTTCGACCACATGAACAACTCGGTGTACTGGACGGTCATCGAGGACTACCTGTTCTCGCATCCCGAACTCCTGGAGAAGCCGCTGCGGGTGGCCATCGAACACGACGCCGCGGTGGCGCTCGGCGAGAAACTCGAGATCCTCTCGCACGTCCATCCGGCCGGATCGACCGACAAATTCGGTGAAGACCTCACCGACCGGACTGTTAGAACGCTCACATATGCGGTCGGCGACGAGACGAAAGCCGTCGCAGCGCTGTTCCCGCTCTGA
- the aceA gene encoding isocitrate lyase, which yields MSTVGTPKSPEQIQHDWDHNPRWKGITRTYTPADVVALQGSVVEEATLARRGAEVLWEQLHDMDFVNALGALTGNMAVQQVRAGLKAIYLSGWQVAGDANLSGHTYPDQSLYPANSVPQVVRRINNALLRADEIAKVEGDTSVENWLAPIVADGEAGFGGALNVYELQKAMIAAGVAGSHWEDQLASEKKCGHLGGKVLIPTQQHIRTLTSARLAADVADVPTVVIARTDAEAATLITSDVDERDRPFITGERTSEGFYRIKNGLEPCIARAKAYAPYSDLIWMETGTPDLELAKKFAEGVKAEFPDQMLAYNCSPSFNWKKHLDDDTIAKFQRELGAMGFKFQFITLAGFHALNYSMFDLAHGYAREQMKAYVELQEREFAAEERGYTATKHQREVGAGYFDRIATTVDPNSSTTALAGSTEEGQFH from the coding sequence ATGTCGACCGTGGGCACCCCCAAGTCACCGGAGCAGATCCAGCACGACTGGGATCACAACCCCCGCTGGAAGGGCATCACCCGTACCTACACCCCGGCCGACGTGGTGGCGCTGCAGGGATCCGTCGTCGAGGAGGCCACCCTGGCCCGCCGCGGCGCCGAGGTGCTGTGGGAGCAGCTGCACGACATGGACTTCGTCAACGCGCTGGGCGCGCTGACCGGCAACATGGCCGTCCAGCAGGTCCGCGCGGGCCTCAAGGCCATCTACCTGTCGGGTTGGCAGGTCGCCGGTGACGCCAACCTGTCCGGCCACACCTACCCCGACCAGAGCCTCTACCCGGCCAACTCGGTGCCGCAGGTGGTCCGCCGCATCAACAACGCGCTGCTGCGCGCCGACGAGATCGCCAAGGTCGAAGGCGACACCTCGGTCGAGAACTGGCTCGCCCCGATCGTCGCCGACGGTGAGGCCGGCTTCGGTGGCGCGCTCAACGTCTACGAGCTGCAGAAGGCCATGATCGCCGCCGGTGTCGCCGGCTCGCACTGGGAAGACCAGCTGGCCTCGGAGAAGAAGTGCGGCCACCTCGGTGGCAAGGTGCTGATCCCCACCCAGCAGCACATCCGCACCCTGACCTCGGCCCGTCTGGCCGCGGACGTCGCGGACGTCCCGACCGTCGTCATCGCGCGCACCGACGCCGAGGCCGCGACCCTGATCACCTCCGATGTCGACGAGCGGGACCGCCCGTTCATCACCGGTGAGCGCACCTCCGAGGGCTTCTACCGGATCAAGAACGGTCTCGAGCCCTGCATCGCCCGCGCCAAGGCCTACGCGCCGTACTCGGACCTGATCTGGATGGAGACCGGCACGCCGGACCTGGAGCTGGCCAAGAAGTTCGCCGAGGGCGTCAAGGCCGAGTTCCCGGACCAGATGCTGGCCTACAACTGCTCGCCGTCCTTCAACTGGAAGAAGCACCTGGACGACGACACCATCGCCAAGTTCCAGCGTGAGCTGGGCGCGATGGGCTTCAAGTTCCAGTTCATCACGCTGGCCGGCTTCCACGCCCTCAACTACTCGATGTTCGACCTGGCCCACGGCTACGCCCGCGAGCAGATGAAGGCCTACGTCGAACTGCAGGAGCGCGAGTTCGCCGCCGAGGAGCGCGGTTACACCGCCACCAAGCATCAGCGTGAGGTCGGCGCCGGCTACTTCGACCGGATCGCCACCACGGTTGACCCCAACAGCTCGACCACCGCGCTGGCCGGTTCCACCGAAGAGGGTCAGTTCCACTAA
- a CDS encoding 3-hydroxybutyryl-CoA dehydrogenase, whose product MSNQIERVGVIGAGQMGAGIAEVSARAGVDVLVFETTDALVTAGRNRITKSLERAVSAGKVTEREKDAALAKLKFTTALSDLADRQLVIEAVIEDEAVKSKIFSELDQVITDPDAVLASNTSSIPIMKIAAATQNPHRVLGLHFFNPVPVLPLVELVSTLVTSDSAVSRTEEFAGTVLGKQVVRCSDRSGFVVNALLVPYLLAAIRMVEGGFATIEDVDKAVVAGLSHPMGPLRLSDLVGLDTLKLIADKMFDEFKEPLYAAPPLLLRMVEAGQLGKKSGQGFYSY is encoded by the coding sequence GTGAGCAATCAAATTGAACGAGTAGGCGTAATCGGTGCCGGCCAGATGGGCGCGGGTATCGCCGAGGTGTCCGCGCGTGCCGGCGTCGACGTCCTGGTGTTCGAGACCACGGACGCTCTGGTGACCGCGGGGCGCAACCGCATCACCAAGTCCCTTGAGCGTGCGGTGAGCGCAGGCAAGGTGACCGAGCGCGAGAAGGACGCCGCGCTGGCCAAGTTGAAGTTCACCACGGCACTGTCGGATCTGGCGGACCGCCAGCTCGTCATCGAAGCTGTCATCGAGGACGAAGCCGTCAAGAGCAAGATCTTCTCGGAACTCGATCAGGTCATCACCGACCCCGACGCGGTGCTCGCGTCGAACACGTCGAGCATCCCGATCATGAAAATCGCAGCAGCTACCCAGAACCCTCACAGGGTGCTCGGTCTGCACTTCTTCAACCCGGTGCCCGTGCTCCCGCTGGTCGAGCTGGTCAGCACCCTGGTGACCAGCGATTCCGCGGTCAGCCGCACCGAGGAATTCGCCGGTACCGTGCTCGGCAAGCAGGTCGTGCGGTGCTCGGACCGATCGGGGTTCGTGGTCAACGCGTTGCTGGTTCCGTACCTGCTCGCAGCGATCCGGATGGTCGAAGGCGGCTTCGCGACCATCGAGGACGTCGACAAGGCTGTCGTGGCCGGCCTATCTCATCCAATGGGACCGCTGCGGCTGTCGGATCTGGTGGGTCTGGACACCCTAAAGCTAATCGCGGACAAGATGTTTGATGAGTTCAAAGAACCGCTCTACGCAGCACCGCCGCTGTTGTTGCGCATGGTGGAGGCGGGGCAGCTGGGCAAAAAGTCGGGTCAGGGCTTCTACAGCTACTGA
- a CDS encoding cyclopropane mycolic acid synthase family methyltransferase translates to MSNVESELAPYYEESQSIYDISNEFFALFLGPTMGYTCGYYEREDMTLDESQNAKFDLALGKLDLKPGMTLLDIGCGWGGALERAVTKFDVNVIGITLSKAQSEWARERLAKIDTNRTVDIRLQGWEEFNEPVDRIVSIGAFEAFKAERYPIFFERAYSILPENGGRMLLHTILAHTQQFFRENGIKLTISDLKFMKFIGEEIFPGGQLPAVEDIEKLADDSGFKLERIHLLQPHYARTLDMWAANLEAAKDEAIAMQGQEVYDRYMKYLTGCADFFRRGITNIGQFTLVK, encoded by the coding sequence ATGTCTAACGTCGAGTCCGAACTGGCGCCGTACTACGAAGAATCTCAGTCCATCTACGACATCTCCAACGAGTTCTTCGCACTTTTCCTGGGCCCGACCATGGGTTACACCTGTGGTTACTACGAGCGCGAGGACATGACCCTCGACGAGTCGCAGAACGCCAAGTTCGACCTGGCGCTGGGCAAGCTGGACCTCAAGCCGGGCATGACCCTGCTCGACATCGGTTGTGGTTGGGGCGGTGCGCTCGAGCGCGCGGTCACCAAATTTGACGTCAACGTCATCGGGATCACGCTCAGCAAGGCCCAATCCGAATGGGCCCGTGAGCGATTGGCGAAGATCGACACCAACCGCACCGTCGACATCCGGCTGCAGGGCTGGGAGGAATTCAACGAGCCCGTCGACCGCATCGTGTCGATCGGCGCGTTCGAGGCCTTCAAGGCCGAGCGTTACCCGATCTTCTTCGAGCGGGCCTACAGCATCCTGCCGGAGAACGGTGGCCGGATGCTGCTGCACACGATCCTGGCGCACACCCAGCAGTTCTTCCGCGAGAACGGCATCAAGCTGACCATCAGCGACCTGAAGTTCATGAAGTTCATCGGCGAGGAGATCTTCCCCGGTGGGCAGCTGCCCGCGGTCGAGGACATCGAGAAGCTCGCCGACGACTCGGGCTTCAAGTTGGAGCGCATCCACCTGCTGCAGCCGCACTACGCGCGGACGCTGGACATGTGGGCGGCCAACCTCGAGGCGGCCAAGGACGAGGCCATTGCCATGCAGGGCCAGGAGGTCTACGACCGGTACATGAAGTACCTGACCGGTTGCGCCGACTTCTTCCGCCGCGGCATCACCAACATCGGCCAGTTCACTTTGGTGAAATAG
- a CDS encoding endonuclease domain-containing protein, translating to MGDIVVATEALAAGEVTRYALRTGYRKLHQNVYIPKDFTLNADSRAKAAWLWSGRTATLAGYSAAAALGSRWLPSDAPAELARIRHPSPPGILIHTGAIADDEIAVVDHMTCTNVARTCYDIGRRQPLDTAIIRIDALLNATHVGVADVMAVTDRYPGARGIRRLRTALALADAGAESPQETRLRLLLVRAGLPRPVTQIPVTDAWGRVCRRIDMGWAEWTVGVEYDGEQHWTSPEDHENDIVRLEFLAARGWTIVRVSARQLKYRQPEIVSRAWAALRRAGYSP from the coding sequence GTGGGGGACATCGTTGTGGCGACCGAGGCGCTGGCGGCCGGCGAGGTTACCCGGTATGCGCTTCGGACCGGTTACCGCAAACTTCATCAGAACGTCTACATACCAAAGGATTTCACGCTAAACGCGGACAGCCGCGCGAAGGCCGCGTGGCTGTGGTCAGGACGCACGGCCACGCTAGCCGGATACTCCGCGGCGGCGGCGCTCGGCAGCCGCTGGCTCCCCTCCGACGCGCCGGCTGAACTCGCCCGCATCCGCCATCCGTCACCGCCCGGAATTCTGATTCACACCGGCGCCATCGCCGACGACGAGATCGCCGTCGTCGACCACATGACCTGCACCAACGTCGCCCGCACCTGCTACGACATCGGGCGGCGCCAACCGCTCGACACCGCGATCATTCGGATCGATGCGCTGCTCAATGCCACCCACGTGGGCGTGGCCGACGTCATGGCCGTCACCGATCGCTACCCCGGCGCGAGGGGCATCCGGCGGTTGCGCACGGCGCTCGCCCTTGCCGATGCGGGAGCCGAATCCCCGCAGGAAACCCGGCTGCGGCTGCTACTCGTCCGCGCAGGGCTCCCCCGACCCGTCACGCAGATACCGGTCACCGACGCGTGGGGACGGGTGTGTCGGCGGATCGACATGGGGTGGGCCGAGTGGACGGTCGGTGTCGAATACGACGGCGAGCAGCACTGGACGAGTCCGGAGGACCACGAGAATGACATCGTCCGACTGGAATTTCTGGCCGCACGCGGCTGGACCATCGTGCGGGTGAGCGCTCGGCAACTGAAATACCGGCAGCCCGAGATTGTCAGCCGGGCGTGGGCTGCGCTCCGTCGGGCGGGCTACTCCCCCTAA